TCCAATATAATAATTGATAAAACTTTGATTTTGATATACTTTTATAATGACTATTTTATTTAGAAATAATCCTATAATGATATTTGCTAATATTTGACTAAACCAGGAATAAAATTTAAAAAAGGATAATTATTAGTATTAATCGTATAATTATAGGCACATACCCAGTTTAGGGGCAACTATTCTTTTGATATCATCATGTACCTTGTTTAAACCATTTTCAGCGTTAACTACCATAAAATTATGGTTTTTTGCCAGTTGGAGATATCTTTTGCGCACTTTATCTAGGAACTCAACTTGTTCAAAGTTGTCTTTCCCATCACATCTTTTTACAGCAGTTTCAGTTTCAAGATCTAGAAGTATCACCAGATCAGGTTTCAGAGCGTATTTATTAATTTGTGCGACCCAATCCCTACCATTCTGGTAAGCCAGGCTAGAATAAAAAGAACGGTCACTTATAACAACACGTTTCAATTCCACATTTTTTTGGATATCTTCCATAAGAAGCATCCTGTCAGCCGCAAATAGAAGCGCAAGTGTTATTTGGAAGCTTTCATCCTGAGCGTGGGGTGTTTGAAGCATTTCCCTAATAAGTCGACCTACTGGTGAATCAGTAGGTTCCCTAATACGCGTTACACTAAAACCACAATTTTCCAACCAGTTACCCAGACGTTCCAGTTGGGTGGACTTCCCTGATCCATCAATTCCTTCCAAACATATGTACATGGTTTTGCTATCCTCAGAACAACTAATAAAGTTTGTTAAAATTAATCATTAATCTGATCACATTTTTATTAATAGTCATTTCCAGTTGAACAACTTTTTTTATAGTGCGCTTCCCATTCAACTTTCTCTGAGTAAAAACCCAAATTCACTTATATGCGGAGAAAGTACTTAAGATTCATGGATACTGGTGATATTATTGGCTTGTTATTAGTCTATGGATATGTAATACTGCTACTGGTTATTTCTGAAAAAGTTCTAAACAAACATCCTACTTTCAGCAGAAAGTTTCTGCACATTATGGTGGGAAACGTTTTATTTATTTTGCCTATTTTCCAATCAAGGTGGGTTATGGCCCTTCTGGCAGCGGGTCCCTTTATTATCATTACCTATCTTATGAGTCCCCATTCTCCTTTAAAGATATCTGATAAAATCTCTACTTCCGGCCATGGACTGGGACTGGTTTATTATTCTATTTCCTGGTTTTTCTTAGCCCTAATATTCTTTGATCAGCCCTGGATTATTGCGGTGGGGATTGCTGCTATGTCCTATGGGGATGGTATGGCATCTCTAATCGGGCAGAAGTATGGTAAACTAAAATATAACTTCTTTGGGGATACTAAAACTCTTGAAGGATCATTAACCATGTTTTTCGTGCTCATCGTCAGTTTGGGAATAGTTTTATTCTACTATTCACAACCCTTAGTACCAATGGTTTTAGTTGCAGTGGCCCTGGTAGCTACAATATTTGAAGCACTGACACCTAAAGGTCTTGATAATCTAACAGCCTGTTTTTCAGCCGTTGCCGTTTACATTATGCTGAGCATGTGAAAATGAGTATGATGAAAAATTGGATTGAGAAATTAAAAAATCATGAAAATTTAAACTACCAAGAACACGTCTACTTAGTGAATTATTGATAACCTTAAACCACAAATTTGTATTTTTTTAAATGTCAAATATCTTATGAGGATATTAATATGCGTTTAATCATTATTGACGGACTGGATGGGTCGGGGAAGAGTACTCAAGCTAAGCTTATCCAAAAAAAATATCTTTCCCTCGGTGAAAGCGTTATTCTCCGAGAACATCCTTCTGATGATAATAATTACGGTTTAAAATCTAAAAGAGCCTTACTCGGCAGGGGTAAACTAAACAAAATCAAAGCATCGGTTTATTATGCTCTTGATGTTATTCGTTCCGTGTGGAAGTACCATGGCCAGGCAGATAATATTATTATGGTACGTTATTTAATGGGTACCGCCTACTTACCCCTCCCCCTAGCCAAAATTCTTTACAATTTTTTCAGCATGGTTCTGCCCACCTCAGAATATATGTTTTTTTTAGATATTGAACCTGAAGAATCATTAAAAAGAATGTCCAAACGAAATGATGAAGAAATGTTCGAAAACTTAGAAGATCTGATTAGTGTTCGAGAAAAGGCCCTTGAGTTAGCCCATGGCTGGCAAATAATTAACTCTGCTGCAACCATTGAGGAAGTTTATGAAAATATCAATGAAATCCTGAATCAATTAGACAAAAATGATTAATTAAATTCAGGGGATAATATGGTTTTCCCACTATCCAGGTCAATTGAACCCAGAATTCTAAGATTGAAAAGAAGCAAGTATGGTTCAATGAAATGGTTCAATGAAAAAAAAGTAAAATCACCCATCCCACAATAGTTACCTGTTTGATATGTTTGCAAAAATAAAATCAAAGAACCGAATGTGGTAAAAGCAATTAAATAAGTTAATAAAAGATTTTTATAACCTACTTTCCCCATTATTTCCCTGATTTTTCTAAATTCAAAAGCAGATGGTATCCTTCCCGGGTTGTGGGTCATGTTGAGAATTACTCCTTGCAGGATAAAACCCACAACTAGCATCGATATTAACCCAAGAATCAAAAATCCATATCCTCAATTCGATTCTGCCAAGTTATGGGTTGTTTTTCTGGATAAAAATAAATAAAGCTGATTACTAGTTACTATCTCGACCATGAGAAAAATAGGAATAAAAATCGTTGCAAATATCTCTTTAATACCATATTTAAATCCATAAATCATCTTTCTTGTAATTTTATTGCATTATTTTATGCCATAATTCCCACTTGAAGTTATTGTTAGTTTGAATTCTTAATTTCTAATCAGAATCAGCGAAAAATCGTCATCCCATCACTGTAATCTTTTTGAATACCAAAAATCATTGGAAAATAAGCCAAATTATTAGAAATATTCTTCAAACTCAAAGAATTAATTTTGAGATGAATGACTTTAACTTATGATCCCACCATAAAAATAAGTGTGAATTCTTACAATATCTTATATTGTAACATCTTTCGTGTTTCACAAATAAGGGGTCTTGTAAGGTTGATGCATATGATCGGGAAAGAAGAACTGGTTGAAAGGATTGAAGAAACCGAATTAGAGAAATTAGAAGGACCCAAAGATGTTTGGGAGAAACATATTTATTTAGAAGATGATAAAGTCATTATTGTAGGTTATGAAGAAGAAGAATCATTCAATACAGAAATTCCTGGGAAAGAAATCGTGAAAAATTACTACTGGTATTGGGAGCTTAGAGATTCAGTTACTTGGAACCTATTATTTGATAATCATGATAAAGACTTCAGTTTTTGTGAATCAATTGTAGGGGATTACACAGATCAAGATCGTGTGGAAGACCTAGTGGGAGACATTGAAGAGGAAGATGTTTGCACTTGGAGTGAACAGGACTGGATTGAGGATATTTCTGAAGATATAGCAGATGAAGTACTTGAATGGTTAGATAATATTAAGAAGACCTGAAAAGGATATGTTTTCGATTATATTTTCATATAAATCTATTTTTTAATCCACAAAATCAATTTAAAAGAAAACTAAGAATGAAATTCATCTTATAAAAAAAATTGATTATAAATCGTTTTCCCCTAAAAATTACCCATTTATTTGCAATTTACCAGAATTAATCCTCGAAACAACTATTTTTAATTTAATCAAGTCCTCCTAACCATTTTCCAGAAAAACACATGCAAGCCAGGTGATGTCCATTACTTCCTTTTTTAGAAGTCTTCAAGATTCAGAGTCTTCCATCTACAGTTTAAAACCCCCTTTATAGTTGTGGAATAATAGGATCAATAATTGAAGAACTGGTCGAAAATGGTTAAAAATAAATAATAACTGATTTAATAGAACTAATAGATTATAGTGCGAATAAACAGATAATAACCTATCTAAATCTATTTTTCCTATTTCTATTCATTTTCCTCCTTTTCGAGATTATAAAATAGATGACTAAGCCTATGATAATTAAGGTGACAATATTTCCAACATAGGATACTCTATCTTCTAAGATCTTGTAAATATTTCCAGAAAACCAAGCTAACAAGCCCCAAGCTAATATTTGAACTGCAGAGCCTAAAAAAGTAGTTAGGATATACTTTTTCAAATCATATTTTATTAATCCGCAGAAAAGGTTTATGACTATGCTGGGAATCACCGGGAAACAACGAGCCAGGAAAATGAAAAAATCATCATAAGGACTTTCATCCACCTTTCTTTGAACTTCTTCCACGTCTTCCACAGAAACTCCCAAATATCTGCTGGTTCTTTTTATAAATGGCATTCCCAGTTTGTAGGCAAGTGTGTAGTAAACCATGGATCCTAAGGTTATTCCCAGTGAGGCAGGAATTACAATCTGCAAGAGTAAAGTTGCCAGGGCAGGTAAAGAAAGACTGGTTCCCTTTGAAACCAGAAAAGTTGAGGTTAGTACTATGATGCTGGCAGGGATGGGAACAATTAACTGCTCCAGAATACAGCCTAAAAAAACTGTCCAGGATACATTACTTACTATAAATGACTCTGTGCTGTTGATTATTGTATGAAACATACCAACCTCTTAGTGGGACCTGATTTTATCTTCTTTTTTTCCGCTACCATTTTTATACAATATAAGTATTCCAAGGAACATGAGCACCCCAAAAAATAACTGTGTTGCTGCCAATGGTTCTCCAAGAACAATAAAAGCCACCACTGCCCCGAATAATGAGCTGGTGGAGAATATAGATCCTGTGCGGGTGGATCCGATTTCACGTATGGCAAGGTAGATGAGAACCAGTGAAAAACTCATACACACCAGACCAATGAAAAGTAAAATTGGTATCATATTCAAGGGGAGGTAAAAACTCAATCCCAATCCTAATGAAATTATAAACAGCATTAAACCGCCAATACCACTTTCAAGACCCGTTAAAAAGAATATGTCTTTTTTATTACTCAAAAACTTGGTTAATATAGTATCCATACTCCAGAAAAAACAGGATCCAATGATCAAAAGACTGCCCGCTAAGTTCTGGTCAAAAGTTAGATCCTGAAGGTTATTAGTACTTAAGAATATTGCTCCAAGGATTAGAAAAACAAATCCAATTAAATCTTTCCTTTTAACTTTTTCTTTAAGGAAAGAAACACCCAAAAGAATGATGAACAGGGTCTGCATGTTGGTTAAAAGAGCGGCATTCACTGCAGTTATCTGCTTTAAACCGTTTAGATACAGTGCCGGAGCAATAACCGATCCGCATATGGCTATTAAAAGTAGGGTGATGTAGTTTCTCCGGGATATGTGTGTATCAACCTTACTTTCTTGGTGGATAATTTTTAATATCCGGTTATGAAGAGGAGATATTCTTATTAAAAATAAAAAGGCACTGCCCAGGATGTAAACCATTGCTGCCAGGGCCAGGGGGTGAAGATAGCCCAGTAGTATTTTATCCAGGGTGAACCAAACCCCAAAT
This window of the Methanobacteriaceae archaeon genome carries:
- the tmk gene encoding dTMP kinase, with translation MYICLEGIDGSGKSTQLERLGNWLENCGFSVTRIREPTDSPVGRLIREMLQTPHAQDESFQITLALLFAADRMLLMEDIQKNVELKRVVISDRSFYSSLAYQNGRDWVAQINKYALKPDLVILLDLETETAVKRCDGKDNFEQVEFLDKVRKRYLQLAKNHNFMVVNAENGLNKVHDDIKRIVAPKLGMCL
- a CDS encoding phosphatidate cytidylyltransferase, with translation MDTGDIIGLLLVYGYVILLLVISEKVLNKHPTFSRKFLHIMVGNVLFILPIFQSRWVMALLAAGPFIIITYLMSPHSPLKISDKISTSGHGLGLVYYSISWFFLALIFFDQPWIIAVGIAAMSYGDGMASLIGQKYGKLKYNFFGDTKTLEGSLTMFFVLIVSLGIVLFYYSQPLVPMVLVAVALVATIFEALTPKGLDNLTACFSAVAVYIMLSM
- a CDS encoding thymidylate kinase; translated protein: MRLIIIDGLDGSGKSTQAKLIQKKYLSLGESVILREHPSDDNNYGLKSKRALLGRGKLNKIKASVYYALDVIRSVWKYHGQADNIIMVRYLMGTAYLPLPLAKILYNFFSMVLPTSEYMFFLDIEPEESLKRMSKRNDEEMFENLEDLISVREKALELAHGWQIINSAATIEEVYENINEILNQLDKND
- a CDS encoding VTT domain-containing protein, coding for MFHTIINSTESFIVSNVSWTVFLGCILEQLIVPIPASIIVLTSTFLVSKGTSLSLPALATLLLQIVIPASLGITLGSMVYYTLAYKLGMPFIKRTSRYLGVSVEDVEEVQRKVDESPYDDFFIFLARCFPVIPSIVINLFCGLIKYDLKKYILTTFLGSAVQILAWGLLAWFSGNIYKILEDRVSYVGNIVTLIIIGLVIYFIISKRRKMNRNRKNRFR
- a CDS encoding DMT family transporter; translated protein: MDRVWGYISAITVAMLFGVWFTLDKILLGYLHPLALAAMVYILGSAFLFLIRISPLHNRILKIIHQESKVDTHISRRNYITLLLIAICGSVIAPALYLNGLKQITAVNAALLTNMQTLFIILLGVSFLKEKVKRKDLIGFVFLILGAIFLSTNNLQDLTFDQNLAGSLLIIGSCFFWSMDTILTKFLSNKKDIFFLTGLESGIGGLMLFIISLGLGLSFYLPLNMIPILLFIGLVCMSFSLVLIYLAIREIGSTRTGSIFSTSSLFGAVVAFIVLGEPLAATQLFFGVLMFLGILILYKNGSGKKEDKIRSH